A region of the Candidatus Hydrogenedens sp. genome:
TCTTCCGTAGGGTATTGTTCGGAGATTATCCATTATTACTTTGCAACGGATTTGGAATTTGTAGGAACAAAACCGGATGAGGATGAAAATATTGAGATTGTAAAAATTCCTATTTCTGAGGTTGAGGAAAAACTAAAAACCTTTCAGTTTGATGATAGCAAGACCTATATTGCTTTGCAGGCTATGTTTTATCGCTTAAAAGAGAAAAACTTTTATAAATAGAAGAGTTTATTTTGTTACTTTTTCCGCTTCGATACCAACAGTAATGGATACTTCATCACCAATTTGGGAAGGTAAGTATTTTACCATTCCAAAATCACTCCTTTTAATTGTAAAAACGGCTTCAAAACCAAGACGGTCTTCGTTATTTCTTCCTTTTCCACTGCCGACCAATCGTGCTTCAAATTCAATCGGTTTATCCACACCCAGCAGAGTTAAAACCCCCTTAATACGATAGCGATTTTCGTCAGTCCGTTCCCAGGAATTGCTTTTAAACTTTGCTTCTGGGAATTGCTCCACATTAAAAAAGTCTGCACTGCGAAGGTGCTCATCGCGTTTATCATTGAGTGTATTTACACTTGCCGTTTTAATAGTAACTTCAATAGAAGATTTATCTGTATTTTCTGCATTAAATTGAATAGTTCCGGAAATGTCTCCAAAGGCACCATACGCAGGACTGATGTTCAAATGCAATACACGGAACCATACGGATGAGTGTGTTGGGTCTATTTGATAAGTATTAGTCTCTGCATGAGAGGTAAGAGTTTGAATGCTTATAAAAAAGGTCAATCCAATCAATATTCTGGAAATAGTTCTCATATTAAATTCCTTCTTTGTTTACTTATAAAACGAAATTATTTCAAAATATATTTCATGGGTGTTATTAAATTATGAGACAAAAATAAAAATACCCCATTCCTCAAAAGAGGATGGGGTATTCTTTTTTATTTAAGACTTAGAACTTGTTTTGTTAACTGGCTTCAAACAGAGCCATGATATTTGCCATAGCTTGATTAATAGGCTGTTTCGTTGGATAGCGAATAAATTCTACATGTCCATCTAAGTACAGAATATTGCAACCACCGGGGATATGATTAAAGAGCGCTGTTGTTCCTGCTGCTCCTAATTGGTCAAGCATGATGAAAATTTCACTTTGTGCTTTCGATGTTGCAGCAGGATTATTAATGTCGGTGATGAGGAATCGTTCGATACCTTCACGGAGACGGTATACAGTATTTGAACCACCATTCCCATAGCCCGTAAGTAAAGAACCACTTACATCACCATCAACGGCGGAATTCAGGTCTGCTATCTGAGCCGGTGAAGGTTGACTATGAGATGAAGCGGCTTGAATTGCTGCGACGCCATTAGGGTGGTTTAATGCCATTTGAGCAATTGCAAGCGGTAATTGAGCCGGAACGGGTTGGTCGCCTGTTAAATTAACATTCCCAATTAGATTGACAAATAATTGAACCTCGGAAGGCAGGGAACCAATCGGGACAAGGTCGTTTGGATTATCTCCCATCTTATCAAAAACCCAACCAAAATAGGCATAACTGGCATCTATTACATTGACCCCAGTTCCACCGCCAAGATAAAAGCCAAAATGAAAATCGTCTGGCGTAATTCCTAATGAAGGGAAACTATCTCCTTTCAATGTGTCTTTTACCGTATCTTGGGCATCCGATGGACAAATTACGATTGATGGGTCGGTTAAGTATTCAGGATAAATCGCTTTCACTTTTGGACCAGCGGCAATGAACAAATTCCACTCACCGTTGTCATCTCTTGGTGCTGCCTCTAATTCAAGTGGAGGGAATCGTTCACCTTTGGATTCGTTTGAATACATCTTAAAAACGAGTCCCCATTGTTTTAAGTTGTTCTGGCAACTGGAACGGCGTGCTGCTTCACGAGCACGGGCTAATGCCGGCAGTAAAATTGCCGCAAGAATACCTATGATTGCTATAACGACAAGCAATTCAATCAATGTAAAACCTGTTTTTTTCATAATAATATCCTCCTATACCTTAAAAAAGTAATTATTGTTATTGTTAGCTTATTTTTTATTTTTATTCACCTCCTTTCTAATTATTACTATAAAAATTATAATACTATTTACAATATTTGTCAATATAAATTTTGACATATTAATATTTATTTGATTATCTATGAAATAGGGGTAACAGATTTATATTTCTTTTCTCTTTTAATGGGTGTATCTTTTTATGTAGGAAGATAGGGAGTATAAATATATCTTATGACACGAATGCATGAACATTAAACAAAATTTTCTATTTGTTCTAATTTGTATTATTTGCGTTATTCGTGAAGAAAATTTAAGAAGTGGGGATATTTTCATCTATCCTAAAAGATATGTTTAACCTATGTTGCACAGATTTTCAAGTCAAATAATACAAAGTTCAAACCTTTCCTATTTCCCATAGTTTTTTATATTACATTACAATCTATTGGAACTCGATACCCTTCTTCTTTTGGCTGGCTGTCATATAAAAGATGATAAGAAATCACTATGGCATTAAGAAGCAGTGAATATAGACATAATATTTGCCACAGGTTGATTAACAGGTTGTTTCGTTGGATAGCGGATGAACTCAACATGTCCATCGAGGAAAAGAACATTGCAACCACCGGGGATATGGTTAAATAATGTGACGGTCCCGCGGGCACCTATCTGGTCAAACATAACAAAGATATTACATTGTGCCTGTGCGGATGCAGAAGGATTATTAATATCGGTTATTAAAAACCGTTCAATTCCTTCACGAAGTCTATAAACGATATTTGAGCCTCCGTTACCAAAACCTGTGAGTAATTCCCCTGAAATATCACTATCAATAGTTCGGTAAAGGGCTGTAATCTGTGCAGGTGTTGGTTCCCCATGATTTCGTGCAGTATACATAGCTGCTACGGCATCTGGACTATTTAAAATCATTTGAGTAAAAGCGTAAGGGAATTGAGCAGGAACTAATAAATCCTCTTCAAGAGTTCCCTGTCCAAGAAATTGAATAAGTAAGGTTACTTCTGGTCGTAACTCACTAACCCTCAATAAATCTGAGGGATTATCTCCGGATTTATCAAATACCCACCCTAAATATGCATAGCTTGCATCTATCATATTTACGCCATATTCGCTATGTAAGTGAAAACTGATATGGAAATCATCAGGGGACAATCCCAAAGCCTGTGCCACTTGTGGTTCTAAACTTACCGCTTTTAAGGATTGAATAGTTTGTTTTGAGTCCGAAGGACAGATAATTATAGATAAATCGGTTAGATATTCGGGATAAACTGTATCTACTTTGGGTCCTACATTAAAGTAATTGCTATATATACCATAATAATCATTTCGTTCTGCTTCTACATCCATCGGCGGGAATTTTCCACCATTGGATTCATTAGCATACATCTTAAAAATCAGTCCCCATTGTTTCAGGTTGTTTTGACAACTGGAGCGACGAGCTGCTTCACGGGCACGGGCTAATGCGGGTAGTAGTATTGCAGCAAGGATACCTATTATAGCAATAACAACAAGTAATTCAATTAAAGTGAACCCTTCTTTTCTCATGATAATGTCTCCCAAATAAAATAATAAATTTTTCTTTATATATAATAATATTAATTAAATTGGAATTCAATATTTTTTATAATTAATCGAAATATTTTTTTTTACTATTTTTTTCTTAATAGATTATCTATATCCTATATGTAATCAATTTTTATTTCGTAAATTTATTTCCTATTATTCTTTTGTGTTCTTTTTTTGAAGCATATCGGTTGTTGGCACATTAGTTGCGGGGCTTAACAGTCGAGGACAAGACAGTTACTAGGTTTCTTGAAATGAAAATAGCACAAGCGTTGAATGTTCTCTATAATTAGTAAAATAAAGTTTAGTTTCTTTGATTGACAAATGTGTTTTTTTATGATATTATACAATATATTGTATTTCTATATATTGTATATAAAGGTTATGCTATGTATAATTATAATCACATAAATAAAAAAAGAGTTGCTTTCTCTCTATTTTTTCTTATCATCAGCATACTTTTATTTATAGCCATTACTTTTAATCCAAAAATTCATTCGGGGAAGGATGCCAGTATCGCAATAGATAATGTTCCCTTTGTATCGGCAATTGTATTATTAACTCAAAATATTATTTATAACTTTTATTTAGGTTTCGGCATAGCCATACATTTCCTTTATATAATATTATTTCTGTGGGCAATTACCATGTGGGATAATCGGTGTCCGTTCCCAATTATTCAGAGAGGTATAGGAATATTTTTATTATTGCTAAGTATCTCTACTTTTTCGCAGGCGTATTTTTTGTTCTGGGATGGGAAATTAGCAAAGGGGAATAGTGTTGGATATAGTATTGTTTCGGATATATTGGTTCCTCATTTAGGTGTTTTTCCTTCTTTCATTACTTCGTTTATGTTTATTATTGCAGGAACTATTTTGTCTCTGGATTGGATTTTTATTTTTTTTCTTTGGTTGGTGTTTTACTCCTTTATTTATTTCTTAAATCTCATAAAAAGGCTATTTATATTGACAAAGCATGGGATTGAATGGATTAATACAAATATTATTTCTCTGGAGCAATACACGCTTGTAACAGAACCCTCTTCCATTCAATTGCAACTTCCCTTAAGTAGTGGAAATGAGGACTATCCCAACTTTCAAGCCAAAGTAAATACGGATACTTCATGTCTGCCAGATTTGCCTTTAACAGAAGTAGAGCAAGAAGTCCCTGAAATGTTTTCACAATCAGCTTCAACAGTCTCTACACCCCCGAAGAATGTAATGGGAAGTAATAACCGATTAAATAATGAAACAATTATTCCTGACCTAAAAATAGGCAAGGACTCAACAAAAGATGTTAAAGAAAAGAAGGGTAGTTTTTGGAATTTATACGGAAAGGAAAATAAAGAGTTAACAAAGAATATTCCAACAGTTTCCTGTATATCATCCGAAGAACCTATTCGTTCGGGGCGTCCTTCTCAACATAAATCGAACAAGATACAAGCAGTAATAACAGCACCTGAGTATCCGTCGCAATATACCAAGCCACCTCTAAGTTTATTAGATGAACCTGTTCCTTTTGAAATACCTAATTATAACGAGCAACTTCAGGAACGGGCAGAAATTTTAATAAAAACATTAGAACGATTTGGAGTGAAGGCACGAGTTACGGGAATTACACACGGTCCAACAATTACAAGGTATGAATTAGAACCCGAACCAGGAATAAAAGTAACACGGTTTTTATCTCATGCGGATGACATAACCCTTGCATTGAAAGCAGACCGTGTTCGTGTAGAAGCACCTATTCCGGGAAGGGGCAAGGTAGGTATTGAGGTGCCTAACCCGGTTCGTGAGCAGGTATTATTGAGAGAACTTATAGAAAGTTATGCATTAACGAAACATCGAGGAAGATTGCGGTTACCCTTAGGTAAGGATATCACAGGCGAAGTCAAAGTTGTTGACCTGACACAAATGCCGCATCTTCTTATTGCAGGTGCTACAGGTTCAGGGAAGACCGTTTTCGTAAAAGCATTACTTGCAAGTTTACTATTCCAATATACACCCGATGAATTGCGATTAGTTCTGATTGACCCGAAGATGGTGGAATTTTCCATATTCAATGATATTCCTCATTTGTTGGAGCCGGTTGTAACCGACGCCAAGAAAGCAGGCGAAGCGTTGGATATTCTTGTAAAAGAAATGGAACGCCGATATACACTTTTTGCCAATACGAATACTCGCAATTTAGAGATTTACAATCAGAATGTAGAAAACGGGCAGCTGGAAATTTACGAAGAAGGAGACAGGGATTTATTTTCAACACCTATAAAAGTTGTCCGCAAACTTCCTCATATCGTTTGTATCATTGATGAGTTAGCCGACTTAATGATGCTCCAGCGGAATGCCGTTGAAAGTGCGATAGCACGACTTTCCCAATTAGCCCGAGCGGTAGGTATTCATTTAATTGTAGCGACACAAAGACCCTCTGTAGATGTAATCACAGGTGTAATTAAGGCCAATTTCCCTGCCCGTATTTCATTTCAGGTTTCCTCCAAAATTGATTCCCGTTGTATCTTAGATACGATAGGTGCTGAAAAGTTGATTGGGCATGGTGATATGTTATACCATAATGCTGGGTTACCGAAGCCGATGCGCATTCAGGGTGCGTTTGTTAGTGATGAAGAGATAGAAGCATTGGTAAATTATTTGAAATCACAGGCACCACCGCAGTATCTTAATTGTATTGGTTTTGATAACTCGAAGAAGAAAGAAGCCGAGTCGTCTTTTGACGATGATGACCCTTTATTTGAGGAAGCGGTTCGCATTGTTCGAGAGACAAAACAAGCATCGGTTTCATTGCTTCAGCGTCGGTTGAGAATTGGGTATGCGCGCGCCGGACATTTGATAGATATGATGGAACTGCGAGGAATTGTAGGTCCTCACCGAGGAAGTAAGCCGCGTGAGATTTTACATATGTCTTCAGATAATGAGGATGAAATTGAAGGACAAACAGATTATAATAATGAAGAGATAAATCCTTCCGATGAGGAAGATAATGAATATGGATAAGGGACAAAAAAAATTTGGAGATAAATTAAGAGAACAGCGGGAATTGTTAGGGCTGTCTATCCAGCATGTATTTGAACAAACCCGCGTTCCTATTCAATATATTAAAG
Encoded here:
- a CDS encoding DNA translocase FtsK, encoding MYNYNHINKKRVAFSLFFLIISILLFIAITFNPKIHSGKDASIAIDNVPFVSAIVLLTQNIIYNFYLGFGIAIHFLYIILFLWAITMWDNRCPFPIIQRGIGIFLLLLSISTFSQAYFLFWDGKLAKGNSVGYSIVSDILVPHLGVFPSFITSFMFIIAGTILSLDWIFIFFLWLVFYSFIYFLNLIKRLFILTKHGIEWINTNIISLEQYTLVTEPSSIQLQLPLSSGNEDYPNFQAKVNTDTSCLPDLPLTEVEQEVPEMFSQSASTVSTPPKNVMGSNNRLNNETIIPDLKIGKDSTKDVKEKKGSFWNLYGKENKELTKNIPTVSCISSEEPIRSGRPSQHKSNKIQAVITAPEYPSQYTKPPLSLLDEPVPFEIPNYNEQLQERAEILIKTLERFGVKARVTGITHGPTITRYELEPEPGIKVTRFLSHADDITLALKADRVRVEAPIPGRGKVGIEVPNPVREQVLLRELIESYALTKHRGRLRLPLGKDITGEVKVVDLTQMPHLLIAGATGSGKTVFVKALLASLLFQYTPDELRLVLIDPKMVEFSIFNDIPHLLEPVVTDAKKAGEALDILVKEMERRYTLFANTNTRNLEIYNQNVENGQLEIYEEGDRDLFSTPIKVVRKLPHIVCIIDELADLMMLQRNAVESAIARLSQLARAVGIHLIVATQRPSVDVITGVIKANFPARISFQVSSKIDSRCILDTIGAEKLIGHGDMLYHNAGLPKPMRIQGAFVSDEEIEALVNYLKSQAPPQYLNCIGFDNSKKKEAESSFDDDDPLFEEAVRIVRETKQASVSLLQRRLRIGYARAGHLIDMMELRGIVGPHRGSKPREILHMSSDNEDEIEGQTDYNNEEINPSDEEDNEYG
- a CDS encoding DUF1559 domain-containing protein: MRKEGFTLIELLVVIAIIGILAAILLPALARAREAARRSSCQNNLKQWGLIFKMYANESNGGKFPPMDVEAERNDYYGIYSNYFNVGPKVDTVYPEYLTDLSIIICPSDSKQTIQSLKAVSLEPQVAQALGLSPDDFHISFHLHSEYGVNMIDASYAYLGWVFDKSGDNPSDLLRVSELRPEVTLLIQFLGQGTLEEDLLVPAQFPYAFTQMILNSPDAVAAMYTARNHGEPTPAQITALYRTIDSDISGELLTGFGNGGSNIVYRLREGIERFLITDINNPSASAQAQCNIFVMFDQIGARGTVTLFNHIPGGCNVLFLDGHVEFIRYPTKQPVNQPVANIMSIFTAS
- a CDS encoding DUF1559 domain-containing protein, whose amino-acid sequence is MKKTGFTLIELLVVIAIIGILAAILLPALARAREAARRSSCQNNLKQWGLVFKMYSNESKGERFPPLELEAAPRDDNGEWNLFIAAGPKVKAIYPEYLTDPSIVICPSDAQDTVKDTLKGDSFPSLGITPDDFHFGFYLGGGTGVNVIDASYAYFGWVFDKMGDNPNDLVPIGSLPSEVQLFVNLIGNVNLTGDQPVPAQLPLAIAQMALNHPNGVAAIQAASSHSQPSPAQIADLNSAVDGDVSGSLLTGYGNGGSNTVYRLREGIERFLITDINNPAATSKAQSEIFIMLDQLGAAGTTALFNHIPGGCNILYLDGHVEFIRYPTKQPINQAMANIMALFEAS
- a CDS encoding YceI family protein, which produces MRTISRILIGLTFFISIQTLTSHAETNTYQIDPTHSSVWFRVLHLNISPAYGAFGDISGTIQFNAENTDKSSIEVTIKTASVNTLNDKRDEHLRSADFFNVEQFPEAKFKSNSWERTDENRYRIKGVLTLLGVDKPIEFEARLVGSGKGRNNEDRLGFEAVFTIKRSDFGMVKYLPSQIGDEVSITVGIEAEKVTK